From one Pirellulales bacterium genomic stretch:
- a CDS encoding NAD(P)(+) transhydrogenase (Re/Si-specific) subunit beta — translation MSSPLILFADATTLLAGPVFSNGDNTAKVYFVQIAYLIASALFILGLKGLTAPDKARNGMRLAAAGMLAAVIGTLLHHDIVSFTWIIIGLIVGGGIGAAISIWMPMTAVPQRTAISHAFGALAATLVGIEHYQHTLATAGFIPRSEMAALGFEVMFGSLTITGSFMAFGKLQGFVPSAPITYRFQNHSNIGLFFVAVCLFVALVAVPSDSGAHVFLFYLMVAIGLAVGVLIVLPIGGADMPVVISLLNSYAGLASSATGFALQNNVLIIAGALDGASGFILSILMSRAMNRSFANVLFGAFGSAGTAGGATESLEGKIVRSITVDDAAIQLAYARSVIVIPGYGMAVAHAQHEVRELAEQIEQRGGEVKFAIHPVAGRMPGHMNVLLAEANVPYDKLFEMDDINGDFNHTDVALVIGANDVVNPAARTDPASPIHGMPILNADHAKNIIVLKRSMNPGFAGIENALFYDPKCAILFGDAKSSLTKLVGAVKAA, via the coding sequence ATGAGCAGTCCCCTTATCCTGTTTGCCGATGCCACGACGCTGCTTGCCGGGCCGGTCTTCAGCAACGGCGATAACACCGCGAAAGTATACTTCGTCCAGATCGCGTATCTCATCGCCTCGGCGCTCTTCATCCTGGGGCTGAAGGGACTCACCGCGCCGGACAAAGCCCGCAACGGCATGCGCCTGGCCGCAGCCGGGATGCTCGCCGCCGTGATCGGCACGCTGTTGCACCACGACATCGTCAGCTTCACGTGGATCATTATCGGGCTGATCGTTGGCGGCGGGATCGGCGCGGCGATCTCGATCTGGATGCCGATGACGGCCGTGCCGCAACGGACGGCCATCTCGCATGCCTTCGGGGCGCTGGCCGCGACACTCGTCGGCATCGAGCATTACCAGCACACGCTGGCCACCGCCGGATTCATTCCGCGCTCGGAAATGGCGGCCTTGGGGTTCGAGGTCATGTTCGGCTCGCTCACGATAACCGGCAGCTTCATGGCCTTCGGCAAGCTGCAAGGTTTCGTGCCGAGCGCGCCGATCACGTACAGGTTTCAGAATCATTCGAATATCGGGCTGTTCTTCGTCGCCGTTTGCCTGTTCGTCGCGCTGGTGGCTGTGCCGTCGGACTCCGGCGCGCACGTGTTCTTGTTTTATCTGATGGTCGCGATCGGGCTGGCCGTTGGCGTGCTGATCGTGCTGCCGATCGGCGGGGCCGACATGCCGGTGGTCATTTCGCTCTTGAACTCGTATGCCGGGCTGGCGTCGTCGGCCACCGGCTTCGCCTTGCAGAACAACGTGCTGATCATCGCTGGCGCGCTCGATGGGGCGAGCGGCTTCATCCTTTCGATTCTCATGAGCCGTGCGATGAACCGCTCATTCGCCAATGTGCTCTTCGGGGCGTTTGGCAGCGCCGGAACGGCGGGGGGCGCGACCGAATCGCTCGAAGGAAAGATCGTCCGCAGCATCACGGTGGACGACGCGGCGATCCAATTGGCCTATGCCCGCAGCGTCATCGTCATCCCTGGCTACGGCATGGCAGTGGCCCATGCTCAGCACGAGGTCCGCGAGTTGGCCGAGCAGATCGAGCAGCGCGGCGGCGAGGTTAAATTCGCCATCCATCCGGTCGCCGGGCGAATGCCGGGGCACATGAACGTGCTCCTGGCCGAGGCCAATGTTCCCTACGACAAGCTGTTCGAGATGGACGACATCAATGGCGACTTCAATCACACTGACGTGGCCCTGGTGATTGGAGCAAACGACGTAGTGAACCCCGCCGCCCGCACCGATCCCGCCAGCCCAATCCACGGGATGCCGATCCTCAACGCCGACCACGCGAAGAACATCATCGTGCTCAAGCGGAGCATGAACCCAGGATTTGCCGGGATCGAGAACGCTCTATTCTACGACCCCAAATGCGCGATCCTGTTCGGCGACGCCAAATCGTCGCTCACGAAGCTAGTGGGAGCCGTGAAGGCGGCGTGA